A region from the Littorina saxatilis isolate snail1 unplaced genomic scaffold, US_GU_Lsax_2.0 scaffold_641, whole genome shotgun sequence genome encodes:
- the LOC138957853 gene encoding uncharacterized protein, with protein sequence MLHRVDPVGVAERLKVAIARRVYSVPCPNFLWHLDGHHKLINWKLVIHACVDGFSRTIIYLYCADNNRSDTVEKLFCESTQLFGWPFHVRTDYGGENVKVWAAMENHRQQERSVIVGSSVHNSRVERMHLDVKIQVVETFKSVFLDMEEKGILCRDNDVDLFCLHYVFLPKINRALQEFRAGHNNHSLRTEHNQTPLQLFYANEDLIAQHEHDHELHHDDSPGLSARQLLESGCDLPFVPVESVRCPLSNAEVEQMQQQINPLGSNDARQTFLDVTQFVRDCTVRRVNP encoded by the coding sequence ATGCTGCACAGAGTGGATCCTGTGGGAGTCGCAGAGAGATTGAAAGTTGCGATTGCTCGCAGGGTCTACTCTGTGCCATGTCCAAATTTCTTGTGGCACCTGGATGGCCATCACAAGCTCATtaactggaaactggtaatccaTGCCTGTGTTGATGGGTTTTCAAGGACAATTATATATTTGTACTGTGCTGATAACAACAGGTCAGATACTGTGGAGAAGCTATTTTGCGAGTCCACTCAACTCTTTGGCTGGCCATTCCATGTGAGGACTGATTACGGAGGTGAGAATGTGAAGGTGTGGGCTGCAATGGAGAACCACAGGCAGCAGGAAAGGTCTGTTATTGTTGGTTCTTCTGTGCACAACTCTAGGGTTGAACGTATGCACTTGGATGTGAAAATCCAAGTGGTGGAAACCTTCAAGTCTGTGTTCCTGGACATGGAGGAAAAAGGCATCTTGTGCAGAGACAATGATGTTGACCTGTTTTGTCTTCATTATGTCTTCTTGCCAAAGATCAACAGAGCATTGCAGGAGTTCCGTGCAGGTCACAACAACCACTCTTTGCGCACAGAACACAATCAAACTCCTCTGCAACTGTTCTATGCCAACGAAGATCTCATTGCCCAGCATGAGCATGACCATGAACTTCATCATGACGACAGTCCCGGTCTGAGTGCGAGACAGCTACTCGAATCGGGCTGTGACCTGCCTTTTGTGCCCGTCGAGTCTGTTCGATGCCCTCTGAGCAATGCAGAGGTTGAACAGATGCAACAGCAGATCAACCCACTTGGTTCAAATGATGCCAGGCAGACATTCCTTGATGTCACACAGTTTGTTCGTGACTGTACCGTACGTCGTGTAAACCCTTAA